The Arachis ipaensis cultivar K30076 chromosome B05, Araip1.1, whole genome shotgun sequence nucleotide sequence GTGACAAATAAATTCTTGAGAATTTACACTTTAAATAgattagttttttaaaaaaataccaatAACGTCTTTAATAGTAGATATAGATATATTACCTTTAAATTAACTCTTATTATTAAGGTAGAAGATCTTAATTTAAACTAACATACGTTTGTTATCTTAAAGGacttattgatatttttttaagaactaatttgtatgaaatataaatttttagaaatttatttgtcaCTTTATTCTTAACAAATTATttaagagttaatagtcaaaatcgtctctAAAAGATACTCCGATCTCCATTTTCGTctccgaaaaaaaaaattaataaaaatcattcttgaaagatttaaaattaatcacgTTAGTCCCTCCGTCTATTCTATCACTAACAACATTAATTTTGCTGACGTGGCAcgtgagtttttttttttggtcaaggtTCAAACCATTAGAAAATTGGAGCCCCAACCCAAAGACCCGACCCGGAGATCACAGAATCTCCTTCTCCTCTACGCGTCTCAGCCTCCATGTCAGTTCCAACTTCCAACAGTTGCTGGCTCCTCGTCGATGTCGTTTTTCCCGCCGTCACCTACATCGGCGCCTTCGCATAAGCTTCCATCNNNNNNNNNNNNNNNNNNNNNNNNNNNNNNNNNNNNNNNNNNNNNNNNNNNNNNNNNNNNNNNNNNNNNNNNNNNNNNNNNNNNNNNNNNNNNNNNNNNNNNNNNNNNNNNNNNNNNNNNNNNNNNNNNNNNNNNNNNNNNNNNNNNNNNNNNNNNNNNNNNNNNNNNNNNNNNNNNNNNNNNNNNNNNNNNNNNNNNNNNNNNNNNNNNNNNNNNNNNNNNNNNNNNNAGTATTCAAAATTGGAGCAATCTCTAGCATAGCAGCACTATACAATTAGGAACGCCATGATACTTGCAAACAATTTGGGGTTACATAAAGTGCTTATTGAGTCAGATAGCTTACCTCTAATGTAGAATTTGAAATCGAAGAGCAGGATTGAGGACATTGATCCAATATTGTTGGACATCCTACAGTTGGCAGAGGAGGATAACAGGTTCGGGTTCACTTGAACGCCAAGGAAGGGAAATAGATTAGCGCACGAAAGATACCCATGGAACTCGGTGGAGCACTAGAGCAATCCTGGATGATTAACCCGCCCCCTGAACTCAGGGTAGTGATCCGACGCGACGTCGAGAGTCGTCGAGGAGCAAGGATTGAGTGGCGTCAACAGAACCAGCAGCAGGGACAGCAACAGATGATGTAAGGAGCCATGGATAGAGGTTACGTCCGAGTAAGCTCAAATCAGGGACGGAGACCGAACATGCATATCGTTCAGAAGATGATGACGATGACGGAAGTTCAAATTCGTCCTCCTTGGCGCAACGACGGCCGCATTCCGCAAGTAGTGCTTTGTGATGCGGCTAACCGAATTGGATTGGGGGTGGAAAGCGAGCACTATACCATTGATGCGGCGGTGGCAGCAGCTGTGGCGCAGGGGCTCTAAGACTCTTGATAGGTGGTGGAGGTTGACGTTCAGGCAAGACGTGATATCTCTGCAACATCCGGCGACGATGGCGGTGGTTACTGGAGACGATGCGCAGCGTGAAGCTTGAAGAACCACCATTGCGGGGGTTGTGTTGTAGCGGGACGGGAATGGAAGCTCAAAACTACTCAGATGAGTTGAGGATAAATTTTCGGGACGGGTACGGATGGGTTGGGGTTTTGGGTAGTTAGGATTCTGTTTCTGTTTATTGGGCTTAACAGCCCATgacaaaaaagacaaaaaaaaaaaaactaacatgcCACGTCAACAAAATTAATGTTGTTAGTAACAAAATAGACTAGATGGAAGGACTAAtgtgattaattttaaatatttcgaagacgattttgattaaatttatttttcgggGACGAAAATGAAGATCTATGTattttcagggacgattttgactattaatttaattatttaaagatAAAAATGTCAGACAAAAATTTTGAAGAGCTAAGTAATCGACCCGGCCCATTGGGTATTGATGATACTTGATCCATCCCGAAACAAGATGAAAGGACGAAACTATCCCTGTGCAGTGAGCAGCAGCCACCAGGGTCTCACTCATATCTCAGATCGAAGTTGTTTTATCGTCGTGGCTAGCTTCCTGTTCTTCGCACTGTTTTAATTGATGTTCCCAATCCCATAGTTTTCAAACTCCTTCTTTTAGGGTTCTTAATTCATTCACCATGGAACGCATCATCGCCTCCAAGTACAAGCTCGGCCGCAAGATCGGAAGCGGTTCCTTCGGCGAAATCTACCTAGGTCTCTCTCTCATCATTCCTCACTCTcctgattttttgtttttaatcttCTGTCTTTCTGAATTGCGATTCGTGTTTCCGCAGCTACGCATGTTGATACCTTCGAGATCGTCGCCGTCAAGATCGTACGCTTCATTCCTCAGCTCAATCGTTTTATTTTTCTGAATAATTTTAGCTGCTAGACCTTTGTTTGCGTATCTGATTGTTGCGcatggtgttttttttttaaacggTTGTTTCTTTGAGCTAATCGTTGTTTGTTGCAATTCTGGTTGTTAAAGTTttgttattttttgtattttcatgCTGCTTAACTTTCTCTTGGTGGGATTTGGTTTGATGTTGTTGCAGGAGAACACTAAAACGAAGCATCCTCAATTGCTTTATGAGGCCAAGCTTTACAACATTCTCCAAGGAGGAAGtatggtttttcttttttttttttggaaatattAAGCTATTTTCCGAGTGaggaagaaaaacaaaagaattgatttttgacttttgagattttattttcttaatatgTAGGTGGCATTCCTAGCATAAGATGGTCTGGTGTAGATGGGGAGGATAATGTTCTTGTGATGGATTTGCTGGGGCCTAGTCTTGAGGATCCCTTTGTGTATTGTGGAAGAAAGTTCTCATTGAAGACAGTATTGATGTTGGCTGATCAAATGGTGACCTTGCTTTGCTTtcacttcttttattttattttttagttataaGGGTAACCACTTTGCCAGAAAATTAACCACTTAcctgttttatttttgtttatttttttccaGCTGAAACGGATGAATTGTTTTAGCACTCTTTATCTGCTATACAGTTCTGCTGAAAATTTTGTCATGTGCATCACTATTATAAATCTTGTTGTGTGTTATGTGTTCTGATGCTAAGAGCGCGTTTGGTATTGACTCTTTCTTAATTTTGTTGGGATGCAGATGACTAGAATAGAATACGTGCATTCCAAAGGTTTTCTACATAGAGATATAAAGCCTGACAACTTCCTCATGGGACTTGGTCGGAAAGCAAACCAGGTAGCTACACGGTTATTGCTGCAACGCTGTTTCGCGTTACTTAGGTTTTAGCAATTGAGTGGCACTTTTGTTCTTCAGCTCTTTGTTAGTGTTAAGGCACCATGCATGCATAATGAAATTGTTCTACTTGTCAGGTTTACATAATTGATTTTGGGCTTGCAAAACGATATCGGGACTCTACAACCAATCGCCACATCCCTTACAGGTTTCTATAATTCTTCCATTGACTTGGTTCAGTCTCTTTTCCCTTCTACTTTTCAAATTTTGGTTTGATGCGAAATTGTCACTCATCTGGCTATAAGTTCGTTGTCAGAATCGAACCAATTTCTTAAGCAGCTTTCTTGAagattgtttaatatttttgtgTGTATCTCTTTCCTTCTGCATCTCTCTTCTCATCCCTCACTGTCCCATTCAGGGAGAACAAAAACTTAACGGGGACTGCACGCTATGCAAGTTGCAATACACATCTTGGGATTGGTAAGTCTGACGTCAGAAGTTATTTTAACTGCTTCATTGCAAATAAGCTGAATTAACTTTTTCCTGTTCTATCTTACTTCTAGAGCAAAGTCGGCGGGATGATTTGGAGTCATTGGGATATGTGCTTCTCTACTTTCTCAGAGGAAGGTACAACTttcttctgctgctgcttcttttGTTACACAAGCATTTGCCTCATCTTCCTTTAGAGGGAAGCATAATGCAATGTATTAACTTCTTATTAACTTCTAAATGACCAAATATTTGTGTTTAGCCTTCCTTGGCAAGGTCTAAAGGCTGCAACAAAGAAGCAGAAGTATGACAAAATATGTGAGAAGAAAGTGTCAACCCCTATTGAGGTAAGTGGTTGAAGTTTTGAAGTGTACTGTCCACCCCTACTTTGTAATGGTTcttattttctagttattttctATAGGTTCTTTGCAAATCTCATCCTGTAGAGTTTGCTTCATACTTCCATTACTGCCACTCTCTGACCTTCGATCAGCGACCTGACTATGGATTCTTGAAGCGCCTATTTCGGGAACAATTTGCTCGGGAAGGTGACTATTTCTTGGCCTTTGTGAataattttaaatcaaacaaGTTTCCGAACAATAATGTATCTTCCTAATATTGCATGAGATAGAATCTTACAGATTATGCGGTCTTTATGCTCTCGTCACATTAATGCTTACTATTGTCCACTAATCAACACTAGCATGGTTCAAGCTGCTGCAAAATCTATGATTTTAAAAGATGCCTTTTGTGCACATATGGTCTTTCCTTGTGCAGACTTCATGTCCCAATGTAGTAAAGTTGGCACGTCTATGTTTTTCATCTCTGCTCTTAGGTTTAACTTCCTCCTGTTTCATTTGCTGGTGTATCACAGGGTATGAATTTGATTATGTGTTTGATTGGACTATTTTAAAGTACCAGCAGGCACAAAAGAATAGAGTCCAGGCTCACTCATCTGTAAGTAATTTCTCCTTTTGGGCTTTTACGCATGTACTTTTGAGTTCTCCCATATGTTTTTGGCAGTACTATATTTTGTCATGTTGCAGGTGGTCCCAGGAGCAAGCAACAGTCGTGCAACACCAATGGACGATGACAACCATCGAGGTTGATGCATCTCAAATTAGTGTTCTTCTGCATAAAAAAATATCTTGTATATTTCCTATTATACTGATCTTGAGGTTTTTTCAGGTGATGCTACAGAGCACATTAAATCAGGCAATGCCACTGGCTCTGGTGTTAAATTTCAGTTTAAGTCACCTGCTGTTAAAAATCCACTCGACAAGAACGACAAGAATGTAAGTCATCTTAGATGAAGTCTCTTGGTGCAATAATTAAGTCACAGTTCTTTGGTTACGTATTTCTCtgttttaaatttatataatagaTAAATGTGTTTAACTAGAATTAttcaatttcttctattttttcccCTAGATTTTTGGCGAAGCAAATATACCCTCTACTTCCCATTCTCATGCTGGTCCCTCAAAAAGGAACTCCTTGAAGCCTGCTCCGTCCTCCGATGCTGTTAACCCTGGCCTTGGGCAAGGCAGTAAAGTTGGCCCTTCAAGTAGCTGGATTTCATCTCTGCATCGCATATCATCTGCCAAATGAACATCCAATATGGTAATTTTCTGGTTCATACTACTTTTGTTGTCTTACTTTCTATTTTCCATATTcaccactcctatccttgatcCTTGATTGTTTATATTTTGCTGTATTTCCAGCTGTGGAAGTGGTCCTGAAGAGTGCCTTCTGCGTACATGAAGTTGCAATTAATGGTGGATGGCTTGCATCGTTTGTATGCTTTTAGTCAATATTTCAAGTACTCTCTCCACGAAGACTGCAAAGGTGCTACAAGGTTGATAAATTTCATAGCTCAATTTTTGAGGTCATCGTGTGTTGCTTTTTCCCAAAGGTGACTACAAACGATTGTTTGGTTTAATATACAGACTACCAGGCTTCACACGTTTCCTGTACATAGGTTTCAAATTTGAATTTGGCACACAGCAATGTTGTGTATTCATGTTTTTTTAATGTAAAATTAATGTGTGAATGTAGCCTCATTTTCCCTTATACTTGATGATAATTATCCTGGTGCCATGATAAGTGGTGACAGTGTGATTTGCATTGATTGACAATGTTATGAATTGCAGGTGAATTCATAGTTTCTCTCTTGATGAGTTATATTTGATCTCAGCTTTCAGCCTTTTGCTGGTTGTTATTTATTTTGACTGGATTATGTTATCTATTTGTATAAGATACAAGGACCTTGTAGCTTAACTGCATATATACATGTTTTGAAGCATCCATAAATAAAATTTCTTtagaaaaaagggaaaagaagggGAGGGGggcttttaaatattttatcaatTGGTGTTTGGCTTCTGTATCCTCGTCTTCACATAATCTACCTCCTAAGATGGTA carries:
- the LOC107644407 gene encoding casein kinase 1-like protein 3 isoform X1; the protein is MERIIASKYKLGRKIGSGSFGEIYLATHVDTFEIVAVKIENTKTKHPQLLYEAKLYNILQGGSGIPSIRWSGVDGEDNVLVMDLLGPSLEDPFVYCGRKFSLKTVLMLADQMMTRIEYVHSKGFLHRDIKPDNFLMGLGRKANQVYIIDFGLAKRYRDSTTNRHIPYRENKNLTGTARYASCNTHLGIEQSRRDDLESLGYVLLYFLRGSLPWQGLKAATKKQKYDKICEKKVSTPIEVLCKSHPVEFASYFHYCHSLTFDQRPDYGFLKRLFREQFAREGYEFDYVFDWTILKYQQAQKNRVQAHSSVVPGASNSRATPMDDDNHRGDATEHIKSGNATGSGVKFQFKSPAVKNPLDKNDKNIFGEANIPSTSHSHAGPSKRNSLKPAPSSDAVNPGLGQGSKVGPSSSWISSLHRISSAK
- the LOC107644407 gene encoding casein kinase 1-like protein 3 isoform X2; protein product: MDLLGPSLEDPFVYCGRKFSLKTVLMLADQMMTRIEYVHSKGFLHRDIKPDNFLMGLGRKANQVYIIDFGLAKRYRDSTTNRHIPYRENKNLTGTARYASCNTHLGIEQSRRDDLESLGYVLLYFLRGSLPWQGLKAATKKQKYDKICEKKVSTPIEVLCKSHPVEFASYFHYCHSLTFDQRPDYGFLKRLFREQFAREGYEFDYVFDWTILKYQQAQKNRVQAHSSVVPGASNSRATPMDDDNHRGDATEHIKSGNATGSGVKFQFKSPAVKNPLDKNDKNIFGEANIPSTSHSHAGPSKRNSLKPAPSSDAVNPGLGQGSKVGPSSSWISSLHRISSAK